In Phormidium yuhuli AB48, one genomic interval encodes:
- a CDS encoding formylglycine-generating enzyme family protein, giving the protein MSERAVSPPGNLVIRRQRRVGRDWREPLGNGADLEMVLIPGGEFWMGSSENELDHRMNESPRHRVRVPIFLIGKYPVTQAQWRTVAALPQVERALKPDPSRFKGANRPVESVSWDDAVEFCRRLSQHSGRDYRLPSEAEWEYACRAGTSTPFHFGETITTELANYRGTDDKDLDWSGSYGRGPKGKYRKQTTEVGSFLANGFGLYDMHGNVWEWCADDWHDNYNGAPDDSSPWIDENRTEAPKVLRGGSWLDVPGYCRSAVRVDYSPTIAFAYRGFRVACAASIA; this is encoded by the coding sequence ATGTCCGAGCGAGCCGTCTCACCTCCCGGAAACCTCGTCATCCGTCGCCAGCGGCGGGTAGGGCGCGACTGGCGTGAACCTCTGGGAAACGGCGCCGACTTGGAGATGGTGCTGATTCCGGGGGGCGAGTTCTGGATGGGGTCTTCCGAAAATGAGTTAGACCACCGAATGAACGAAAGCCCCCGCCACCGCGTCAGGGTTCCGATCTTCCTAATAGGAAAATACCCCGTGACCCAGGCTCAGTGGCGAACAGTGGCGGCATTACCCCAGGTGGAACGAGCCTTAAAGCCAGACCCTTCGAGGTTTAAAGGAGCGAACCGACCGGTCGAGAGCGTATCGTGGGACGACGCGGTGGAATTTTGTCGGCGACTCTCGCAACACAGCGGCCGAGACTACCGACTGCCGAGTGAAGCAGAATGGGAATACGCCTGTCGTGCGGGAACGTCAACCCCCTTCCACTTCGGTGAGACGATAACAACCGAGTTGGCAAATTACCGGGGAACAGATGACAAGGATTTAGATTGGTCGGGGTCTTACGGACGGGGTCCGAAAGGAAAGTACCGAAAGCAAACGACGGAGGTGGGAAGCTTTCTCGCCAATGGCTTTGGACTCTACGATATGCACGGCAACGTTTGGGAGTGGTGCGCGGATGATTGGCACGACAATTACAACGGAGCGCCAGATGACAGCAGCCCCTGGATTGATGAAAATCGTACAGAAGCCCCCAAAGTACTGCGTGGCGGCTCCTGGTTGGATGTTCCGGGGTACTGTCGCTCTGCTGTCCGCGTCGACTATTCCCCCACCATCGCCTTCGCCTACAGAGGGTTTCGGGTTGCGTGCGCGGCGTCCATCGCGTAG
- a CDS encoding CHASE2 domain-containing protein, with amino-acid sequence MVWVNLRKQVQPYWSQWQGILMAGPGVAVMLLLLRGLGLLQPLEWAAYDRLFLLRPESPRDERILIVGVTEADLERWGSPFNDETLATLLETLEDADPRAIGLDFYRNLPVEPGHERLVELFETSDRIIGIEKQVPDQQGGRIGPPPVLAERGLVGVNDVPVDGDGRLRRALLFLTDEEGNSRPSLGFLLAWLYLQQEREFDPEAQTHPEYLQLGRRVFYPFEANDGGYVRADAGGYQILLNFRGGPGSFEMVSMAEVLDGEVSPERLRDRLVLIGPLAPSLNDFFYTPYSQNLWGGLLEGPDRMSGVEFQAHLTSQVISAALDDRPLIRVWPSLWEMLWIVAWTSGAAVFYWRWRQSAGGLLVMLAGWIVLAGLGYGAFLWGWWIPAIVPMLGLGAGAIVMTSYVARLEREDRALMMHLFGRHVTSTVAEEIWRQRHELVREGRLPGRRATATVLFTDIKNFSTLAEQIDAEPLMGWLNEYMEGMAEVVLRHEGAIDKFIGDSVMAVFGVPLLREREDEIAADAIAAVRCALDMAERLRQLNARWQEQGQPIIAMRVGIATGPVVVGSLGSSQREDYTIIGDSVNVAARLESFDKSVEGGLCRILVSESTHHYVQGQFPVELLGNVLLKGRQKPAKIYQVRSEAEVLGED; translated from the coding sequence ATGGTTTGGGTCAATCTCCGTAAGCAAGTCCAGCCGTACTGGTCTCAATGGCAAGGGATTCTCATGGCTGGGCCCGGTGTTGCCGTGATGTTACTGCTATTGCGGGGGTTAGGCCTGTTACAACCTCTGGAATGGGCGGCCTATGATCGCTTATTTCTACTGCGTCCCGAGAGTCCCCGAGATGAGCGGATTCTCATTGTTGGGGTCACGGAAGCGGATTTGGAACGCTGGGGGTCACCGTTTAATGATGAGACCTTAGCCACCCTTTTGGAAACCTTGGAGGACGCAGACCCTCGGGCCATTGGTTTAGACTTTTACCGCAATCTCCCCGTTGAACCCGGACATGAGCGCCTGGTTGAGCTGTTTGAAACCTCAGACCGTATTATTGGCATTGAGAAACAGGTCCCGGACCAACAGGGGGGAAGGATTGGTCCGCCACCGGTTTTAGCGGAGCGGGGACTGGTGGGGGTGAATGATGTCCCGGTGGATGGGGATGGCCGCTTGCGACGAGCTTTGTTGTTTTTGACGGATGAGGAGGGCAATTCTCGCCCCAGTTTAGGCTTTCTTTTGGCTTGGCTCTATTTACAGCAGGAGAGGGAGTTTGACCCCGAGGCCCAGACTCATCCTGAGTATTTGCAATTGGGGCGGCGGGTGTTTTATCCCTTTGAGGCCAATGATGGGGGCTATGTGCGGGCTGATGCGGGGGGCTATCAGATTTTGCTGAACTTCCGGGGGGGACCGGGGTCCTTTGAGATGGTCTCGATGGCTGAGGTGTTGGATGGGGAGGTCAGTCCTGAACGACTCCGCGATCGCCTGGTCTTGATTGGTCCGCTGGCGCCGAGTTTAAATGATTTCTTTTACACTCCCTATAGTCAGAATCTCTGGGGGGGATTGTTGGAGGGGCCCGATCGCATGAGTGGGGTGGAGTTTCAGGCTCATCTCACCAGTCAGGTAATCAGTGCGGCCCTGGACGATCGCCCCTTGATTCGAGTTTGGCCGTCTCTGTGGGAGATGCTCTGGATTGTGGCTTGGACCTCGGGGGCGGCGGTTTTCTATTGGCGTTGGCGTCAGAGTGCTGGGGGGCTGTTGGTGATGTTGGCAGGCTGGATTGTCCTGGCGGGGTTGGGCTATGGGGCTTTTTTGTGGGGGTGGTGGATTCCGGCGATCGTTCCGATGTTGGGCCTGGGGGCTGGGGCGATCGTGATGACGAGTTATGTGGCTCGTTTGGAACGGGAGGACCGCGCTCTGATGATGCACTTATTTGGTCGTCATGTGACCTCGACGGTGGCGGAGGAAATTTGGCGACAGCGTCATGAACTGGTCCGGGAGGGGCGGTTACCGGGCCGACGGGCTACGGCCACGGTGTTATTTACGGATATTAAGAATTTCAGTACCTTAGCGGAACAGATTGATGCCGAACCGCTGATGGGTTGGCTCAATGAGTATATGGAGGGGATGGCGGAGGTGGTGTTACGCCATGAGGGGGCGATTGATAAGTTTATTGGGGATTCGGTGATGGCGGTGTTTGGGGTGCCGTTGTTACGGGAACGGGAGGATGAGATTGCGGCGGATGCGATCGCGGCGGTCCGCTGTGCGTTGGATATGGCGGAGAGGTTGCGCCAGTTGAATGCTCGTTGGCAGGAGCAGGGCCAGCCGATTATTGCCATGCGGGTGGGAATTGCCACGGGCCCGGTGGTGGTGGGCAGTTTGGGCAGTTCCCAGCGGGAGGATTACACGATTATTGGTGACAGTGTGAATGTGGCGGCGCGCTTGGAGAGTTTTGATAAGTCGGTGGAGGGGGGACTCTGTCGAATTTTGGTGAGTGAGTCGACTCATCATTATGTTCAGGGGCAGTTTCCCGTTGAACTGTTGGGGAATGTGCTGTTGAAGGGGCGACAGAAGCCGGCGAAGATTTATCAGGTGCGCTCTGAGGCTGAGGTGTTGGGGGAGGATTAG
- a CDS encoding MotA/TolQ/ExbB proton channel family protein, whose translation MNILELFEKGGIAMIPLLVLSVLSIATIFERLWFWARVLPKERALVNRVLETAEQDWDLAAEIARQGRSSPIARFLYAPLQLENPDPELFQLALEASADEELANMRRGDKILEGVIAIAPLLGLLGTVLGLIESLGSIRIGDLGTTATEGVTQGIGESLISTATGLIVAIISLSFYRVFQGFVVNQAKVFRKSGNALELCYRQFWSQRQRPPQDKETQTAKDEPTPKTDDLDLKPATVADHHNSDSSKADDGAAETPPNEQTNSNN comes from the coding sequence GTGAATATCCTAGAACTATTTGAGAAAGGCGGGATTGCCATGATTCCGCTGCTGGTGTTGTCGGTGTTGTCCATCGCCACCATTTTTGAGCGACTGTGGTTTTGGGCCCGCGTCCTCCCCAAAGAGCGCGCGTTAGTGAATCGGGTCTTGGAGACGGCCGAGCAAGATTGGGACTTGGCGGCCGAAATTGCCCGTCAGGGGCGATCGAGTCCCATTGCTCGCTTTCTCTATGCTCCCCTCCAACTTGAAAACCCCGACCCGGAGTTATTTCAATTAGCCTTAGAAGCCTCCGCTGATGAAGAGTTAGCCAATATGCGGCGGGGAGACAAGATTTTAGAGGGCGTGATTGCGATCGCCCCCCTACTCGGCTTGCTCGGAACCGTGTTAGGTCTGATTGAATCCCTCGGCTCCATCCGCATCGGCGATTTAGGAACCACCGCCACGGAGGGCGTCACTCAGGGGATTGGCGAATCCCTCATTAGCACCGCCACCGGCTTAATTGTCGCCATCATTAGCCTCAGCTTCTACCGTGTCTTTCAAGGCTTTGTCGTCAACCAAGCCAAGGTCTTTCGCAAAAGTGGTAACGCCCTAGAACTGTGCTATCGCCAGTTTTGGTCCCAACGCCAACGCCCGCCTCAGGACAAAGAAACCCAGACCGCCAAGGATGAACCGACCCCCAAGACTGATGATTTAGACTTAAAACCGGCAACCGTCGCCGACCACCACAACTCCGACTCATCCAAAGCTGACGACGGTGCAGCCGAGACCCCCCCCAACGAGCAGACCAACTCCAACAACTAG
- a CDS encoding ExbD/TolR family protein: MKLKHMDAAQDNAHIEILPLMDVIFCILTFFILGAVGLTRQQAIEQSLPQASTGQQQMREMFRVSIDPIGRIFVDRDPVTMDELPDRLQAYQAENPEGLVVVFGHPMAQYNNVIQVLDLLRSIGGDRVSLGVNPSQESPLERNPRQNPFGDAPISPEPIPEESPLESPLNPGLPRFEIPPDGSQPGMEPELEFDSFDSPGDP; the protein is encoded by the coding sequence ATGAAACTCAAACACATGGACGCCGCTCAGGACAACGCCCATATCGAGATTCTGCCCTTGATGGATGTCATCTTTTGTATTTTGACATTTTTCATCCTTGGGGCAGTGGGATTGACCCGTCAGCAGGCGATCGAGCAAAGTTTACCCCAGGCCAGCACCGGTCAACAGCAGATGCGGGAAATGTTCCGAGTCAGCATTGACCCCATTGGCCGTATTTTTGTCGATCGCGACCCCGTGACGATGGACGAACTCCCCGATCGCCTACAGGCCTATCAAGCGGAAAATCCCGAAGGCTTAGTGGTCGTTTTCGGCCATCCCATGGCTCAATACAACAATGTGATTCAGGTTCTCGACCTGTTGCGCTCCATCGGGGGCGATCGCGTCTCCCTAGGCGTCAACCCCAGTCAGGAATCCCCCCTAGAGCGTAACCCCCGACAAAACCCCTTCGGCGACGCCCCCATCTCCCCCGAACCCATCCCCGAGGAGTCGCCCCTAGAGTCCCCCCTCAACCCCGGCTTACCCCGTTTTGAAATTCCCCCCGATGGGAGTCAGCCGGGGATGGAACCCGAACTAGAATTTGACTCCTTCGACTCCCCGGGAGACCCTTAA
- a CDS encoding GDP-L-fucose synthase family protein, with product MAGLSLADKRIVVTGGAGFLGRQVIAQLLAAGATEDKISVPRSRDRDLRQLQQCQEVVQGQDIIIHLAAHVGGIGLNREKPAELFYDNLMMGTQLIHAAYEAEVEKFVCVGTICAYPKFTPVPFREDDLWNGYPEETNAPYGIAKKALLVQLQAYRQQYGFNGVYLLPVNLYGPEDNFNPNSSHVIPALIRKVHEAQQRSETKLPVWGDGSPTREFLYSTDAARGIVMATQEYDDPDPVNLGTHEEISIRDLVETICELMEFQGEIVWETDKPNGQPRRCLDTQRAKERFGFVAQTSFRDGLRQTIAWYREHGEAV from the coding sequence ATGGCCGGTTTATCGTTAGCAGACAAACGCATTGTGGTCACCGGTGGGGCCGGATTTCTCGGCCGTCAGGTGATTGCCCAGTTGTTGGCCGCCGGGGCGACGGAGGATAAGATTTCGGTGCCGCGATCGCGCGATCGCGATTTGCGACAACTCCAACAGTGTCAGGAGGTGGTCCAAGGTCAGGATATTATTATCCACCTGGCGGCTCATGTGGGGGGCATTGGCCTAAACCGGGAAAAACCGGCGGAGTTGTTCTACGACAACTTAATGATGGGCACTCAACTGATTCACGCCGCCTATGAAGCGGAGGTGGAGAAGTTTGTCTGTGTGGGTACGATTTGCGCCTATCCCAAATTTACCCCGGTTCCCTTCCGGGAGGATGACCTCTGGAATGGCTATCCCGAAGAAACGAACGCCCCCTATGGGATTGCCAAAAAAGCCTTGTTAGTGCAACTGCAAGCCTATCGCCAGCAATATGGTTTTAATGGGGTGTATCTGCTACCGGTGAATCTCTATGGCCCGGAAGATAACTTTAATCCCAACAGTTCTCATGTGATTCCGGCCCTGATTCGCAAGGTGCATGAGGCCCAACAACGGAGCGAGACGAAACTTCCCGTCTGGGGGGATGGGTCCCCGACGCGGGAATTTCTCTATTCCACGGATGCGGCCCGGGGCATTGTTATGGCCACCCAGGAGTATGATGACCCCGACCCGGTGAATTTGGGAACCCATGAGGAGATTTCCATCCGCGATTTGGTGGAAACCATTTGTGAGTTGATGGAGTTTCAGGGGGAGATTGTCTGGGAAACCGATAAACCCAATGGTCAACCCCGCCGCTGTTTGGATACGCAACGGGCTAAGGAACGATTTGGTTTTGTGGCCCAAACCAGCTTCCGAGATGGCTTACGACAAACCATCGCCTGGTATCGAGAGCATGGGGAGGCGGTTTAA
- the gmd gene encoding GDP-mannose 4,6-dehydratase: MTELKRALITGITGQDGSYLSELLLEKGYEVHGIIRRTSTFNTDRIDHVYVDPHSEGARLFLHYGDLTDGTTLRRILEEVRPNEIYNLGAQSHVRVSFDSPEYTVDTVAMGTLRLLEAIRDYQQRTGIQVRFYQAGSSEMFGKVQEVPQKESTPFYPRSPYSCAKVYAHWQTVNYRESYDLFACNGILFNHESPRRGETFVTRKITRAVARIVGGMQKKLFLGNLDSKRDWGYAKDYVRAMWLMLQQDEPDDYVVATNETHSIREFLDLSFGYVGLDWHDYVEFDPRYLRPAEVDLLIGDCSKAQEKLGWTPSVSFSELVALMVEADLAALGLPSKQANGESPSDRAFIRQEATNTVD, encoded by the coding sequence GTGACGGAACTGAAACGAGCATTAATTACCGGGATTACCGGACAGGACGGATCCTATCTCAGTGAACTGCTATTAGAGAAAGGCTACGAAGTTCACGGGATTATCCGACGTACGTCCACCTTCAATACGGACCGCATCGACCATGTCTATGTGGACCCTCATAGTGAGGGGGCGCGGCTATTTCTCCATTATGGAGATCTCACCGATGGCACCACCCTACGGCGCATCCTAGAGGAAGTTCGCCCCAATGAAATTTATAACCTCGGGGCCCAGTCCCATGTGCGGGTGAGCTTCGACTCGCCGGAATATACGGTGGATACGGTGGCCATGGGAACCCTACGCCTCCTCGAAGCGATCCGAGACTATCAACAACGTACGGGGATTCAGGTTCGCTTCTATCAAGCGGGGTCTTCGGAAATGTTTGGCAAGGTTCAAGAAGTCCCCCAGAAGGAAAGCACGCCGTTTTACCCCCGGAGTCCCTATTCCTGCGCTAAGGTGTACGCCCATTGGCAAACGGTGAACTATCGTGAGTCTTACGATTTGTTTGCCTGTAATGGCATTCTCTTTAACCATGAGTCGCCTCGACGGGGGGAAACCTTTGTCACCCGCAAGATTACCCGTGCGGTGGCCCGGATTGTGGGAGGAATGCAGAAAAAACTGTTTCTGGGCAATCTCGATTCCAAACGGGATTGGGGCTATGCCAAGGATTATGTGCGGGCGATGTGGCTGATGCTTCAGCAAGATGAACCCGATGATTATGTCGTTGCTACCAATGAAACCCATTCAATTCGTGAGTTTCTGGATTTGTCCTTCGGCTATGTGGGCCTCGATTGGCATGATTATGTGGAGTTTGATCCTCGCTATCTGCGCCCGGCGGAGGTGGATTTACTGATTGGGGATTGTTCCAAGGCGCAGGAAAAACTGGGCTGGACTCCCTCGGTGAGTTTTAGTGAGTTGGTGGCTTTGATGGTTGAGGCGGATTTAGCGGCGTTGGGATTACCCTCGAAACAGGCGAATGGTGAAAGTCCCAGCGATCGCGCCTTTATTCGTCAGGAGGCGACGAATACGGTGGACTAG
- a CDS encoding sugar transferase, whose translation MTRLADLRPQGLTVADANGALGKRLFDILFSALVLIVFSPVYFLLGFLILLSSPGPIFYVQERIGKDRKPFGCIKFRTMVSNADQVLEELLESSPQIREEFQETFKLKSDPRITWIGRFLRFTSLDEFPQFWNVLRGDMSVVGPRPLIREELPKYGRYMDKVLTIRPGITGLWQVSGRNDIPYEKRVKIDVYYVNCRNAWMDFWIAIKTIGVIIFPKNNGAY comes from the coding sequence ATGACCCGTCTGGCAGACCTGCGCCCCCAAGGATTGACCGTAGCAGATGCCAACGGAGCGTTGGGTAAACGCCTCTTTGACATTCTATTTTCTGCCTTGGTTTTAATTGTCTTTTCTCCGGTCTATTTTCTCTTGGGATTTTTAATTCTCTTGAGTTCTCCAGGACCGATTTTTTATGTGCAAGAACGAATTGGTAAAGACCGCAAGCCATTCGGCTGTATCAAGTTTAGAACCATGGTCTCTAATGCTGACCAAGTTCTAGAGGAACTCTTGGAAAGCTCCCCGCAAATTCGGGAAGAGTTTCAAGAGACGTTCAAACTCAAAAGCGACCCCAGAATTACCTGGATTGGTCGTTTTTTGCGGTTCACCAGTCTAGATGAGTTTCCCCAGTTTTGGAATGTGTTGCGGGGGGATATGAGTGTGGTCGGACCTCGTCCCCTGATTCGGGAGGAGCTGCCGAAATACGGACGCTATATGGATAAAGTCCTAACCATTCGTCCGGGAATTACTGGATTATGGCAAGTGTCCGGACGGAACGACATTCCCTATGAAAAGCGCGTCAAAATTGATGTGTATTACGTCAACTGCCGTAACGCTTGGATGGATTTTTGGATCGCCATCAAAACCATTGGTGTGATTATTTTCCCCAAGAATAACGGTGCTTACTAG
- a CDS encoding glycosyltransferase, with amino-acid sequence MSDPVDITTLKIALVHEWLTPAATGGSELVVREILSHVEADLFALVDFESSNPESYLYGRPIGTSFIQNLPRSQAGVQKYLPLLPLAIEQFDLGEYDLILSSSHAVAKGVLTRPQQLHICYCHTPMRYIWDLTFDYLRESRLGRGLPGWVTRLLLHQLRQWDVLSANRVDYFIANSEYTARRIWRCYRRRAEVIYPPVAVERFPFEAKKQEFYLTVSRLVSYKKIDLIVRAFNQLGYPLVVIGSGPQASRLQALAQSNIKFLGSQPNSVVEEYMSQAKAFVYAACEDFGIAPVEAQACGTPVIAYGAGGALETVRDIRQWGKTGTGVLFKPQTETALMEAVKTFEELRSRFQPEAVRSHSVRFAPTIFEQRYLSYLERCCRDFQRGIPTESQVF; translated from the coding sequence ATGTCCGACCCTGTTGATATCACAACGCTCAAGATTGCCCTGGTGCATGAATGGCTCACCCCAGCGGCCACCGGAGGTTCAGAACTGGTGGTGAGGGAAATTCTCAGCCATGTTGAGGCGGATCTGTTTGCCCTGGTAGATTTTGAATCGTCTAATCCTGAGAGTTATCTTTACGGTCGCCCCATTGGCACCAGCTTTATTCAGAACTTACCGCGATCTCAGGCTGGGGTGCAAAAGTATTTACCCCTACTGCCCCTAGCCATTGAGCAATTCGATTTAGGGGAGTATGACCTGATTCTCTCCTCCTCCCATGCCGTGGCCAAAGGCGTGCTAACCCGTCCGCAGCAGCTCCATATCTGCTACTGTCATACCCCCATGCGCTACATTTGGGATTTAACCTTTGACTACCTGCGGGAGTCACGACTAGGGCGGGGACTCCCGGGATGGGTGACCCGTCTTCTGTTGCATCAACTACGGCAATGGGATGTACTCAGTGCCAACCGGGTGGATTATTTTATTGCCAACTCTGAGTATACCGCTCGTCGGATTTGGCGGTGCTATCGTCGTCGGGCCGAGGTGATTTACCCCCCCGTTGCCGTGGAACGCTTCCCCTTTGAAGCCAAGAAACAGGAGTTCTATCTGACCGTGTCACGATTGGTCAGTTACAAAAAAATTGATTTAATCGTGAGAGCCTTTAATCAACTGGGGTATCCCTTGGTGGTGATTGGCAGCGGTCCCCAAGCCAGCCGTTTGCAGGCCCTGGCCCAGAGCAACATCAAATTTCTCGGATCACAGCCCAACTCGGTTGTGGAAGAGTATATGTCCCAAGCGAAGGCATTTGTCTATGCAGCCTGTGAAGATTTTGGTATTGCGCCGGTGGAAGCCCAAGCTTGTGGAACCCCCGTAATCGCTTACGGGGCCGGCGGGGCCTTGGAAACCGTCCGGGATATCCGTCAGTGGGGCAAAACCGGCACAGGAGTTTTGTTTAAGCCACAAACTGAAACAGCTCTGATGGAGGCGGTTAAAACCTTTGAGGAACTGCGATCGCGCTTCCAGCCGGAGGCGGTCCGATCACATTCGGTTCGATTTGCCCCTACAATCTTTGAACAGCGTTATCTATCCTATTTAGAACGCTGTTGTCGAGACTTTCAACGGGGTATCCCCACGGAAAGCCAGGTCTTCTGA
- a CDS encoding DegT/DnrJ/EryC1/StrS family aminotransferase, with product MNSIPLLDLAQQYQQLKHELDQAVLQVMVSGRYIGGESVLTFEREFAEYLGTNHCVSCNSGTDALFLALRALDIGPGDQVVTTPFTFIATVEMISAVGATPVFVDIDPETFNLDLEQLALLLAEAGPAQPKAILPVHLFGRPLDMTTLMGLAREYGIPVIEDCAQATGATWDGQRVGSFGTMGCFSFFPTKNLGAFGDGGAIATDDPQLAQRLRSLKEHGATRRYYHEEIGINSRLDALQAAILRVKLGYLESWNQQRRQVAARYQQLLAPLPDLYLPSDVPGHVWNQYSLRLGASHDRDRLRSRLQELGVGTMVYYPTPLHSQPVYRHLGYAEGDFPVTEAVCGQVLSLPMFPQLKPEQQKQILYHLKQFLLEP from the coding sequence GTGAACTCAATTCCTTTACTGGACTTAGCACAGCAATATCAGCAGCTCAAGCATGAGTTAGACCAAGCGGTTCTGCAGGTGATGGTCTCAGGACGCTATATCGGCGGCGAAAGTGTCCTGACCTTCGAGCGGGAATTCGCTGAGTATTTGGGTACAAACCATTGTGTGAGTTGTAATTCGGGCACCGATGCCTTGTTTTTAGCCTTACGGGCCCTAGACATTGGCCCCGGTGATCAGGTGGTCACCACCCCCTTCACGTTCATCGCCACGGTGGAGATGATTAGTGCGGTTGGGGCGACACCGGTGTTTGTGGATATTGACCCGGAGACGTTTAATCTGGATCTTGAGCAACTGGCGCTGCTGTTAGCTGAGGCGGGACCGGCTCAACCGAAAGCTATTCTCCCGGTGCATTTGTTTGGTCGTCCCCTGGATATGACAACATTGATGGGATTGGCCCGGGAGTATGGGATTCCTGTGATTGAAGATTGCGCCCAGGCCACCGGGGCAACCTGGGACGGACAACGGGTGGGCAGTTTTGGCACGATGGGCTGTTTTAGCTTTTTCCCGACGAAGAATTTAGGGGCCTTTGGCGATGGGGGAGCGATCGCCACGGATGACCCTCAATTAGCCCAGCGGCTGCGATCGCTCAAAGAACATGGGGCAACTCGCCGTTACTACCACGAAGAAATTGGCATCAACAGCCGCTTAGATGCCCTGCAAGCGGCCATTTTGAGGGTTAAGTTGGGCTATTTGGAGTCATGGAATCAGCAACGTCGCCAGGTGGCGGCTCGCTATCAGCAGCTGCTAGCCCCCCTGCCGGATCTCTACCTCCCCTCAGATGTGCCGGGTCATGTCTGGAATCAATACAGTCTGCGCCTGGGGGCAAGCCATGACCGCGATCGCCTGCGATCGCGTCTCCAGGAGCTGGGGGTTGGCACGATGGTCTACTATCCAACGCCCCTCCATTCTCAGCCGGTCTATCGCCATTTAGGCTACGCTGAAGGGGATTTCCCCGTCACTGAGGCCGTCTGTGGTCAGGTTCTCTCCCTGCCCATGTTTCCTCAACTGAAACCTGAACAACAAAAGCAAATTTTGTATCACCTGAAACAGTTTCTTCTTGAGCCTTGA
- a CDS encoding DUF928 domain-containing protein, with translation MPLAPARAEFVPPDRGTPGRLEGAGTRWRDPNRGEFDPPDQPLFDTVRGSCATTPEADGLTLLAPRDALGLTLNEYPRFFAYIPPLPDGAQIEFAVTEWERLMTDAGEEMRDREVYLTQVTPPRDGGVMALELPEVDDEGNPVTPLAVGQHYTWFVRILCNPEAPTRFGPEIWREAWVKRLSPSDEFARQLAEAPLAEQVGLLAETGVWYDALERLAQLRSQANEPELEQRWRGLLESIGLGDLARERP, from the coding sequence ATGCCTCTGGCCCCAGCCAGAGCTGAGTTTGTGCCTCCAGACCGAGGGACTCCAGGGCGTTTAGAAGGAGCGGGTACCCGCTGGCGCGACCCCAATCGAGGGGAGTTTGATCCCCCCGATCAGCCCTTGTTTGATACGGTTCGCGGCAGTTGTGCTACGACCCCGGAGGCGGATGGCTTGACGCTTTTGGCTCCCAGAGATGCGTTAGGGCTCACCCTCAATGAGTATCCCCGCTTTTTTGCTTATATCCCTCCCCTGCCCGATGGCGCTCAAATTGAGTTTGCTGTGACGGAGTGGGAGCGTCTAATGACTGATGCGGGGGAAGAGATGCGCGATCGCGAAGTCTATTTAACCCAAGTCACTCCCCCGAGGGATGGTGGGGTAATGGCCTTAGAACTGCCCGAGGTGGATGATGAGGGGAACCCGGTCACTCCCTTGGCCGTGGGACAACATTACACTTGGTTTGTGCGCATTCTCTGCAACCCCGAAGCCCCAACTCGCTTCGGCCCCGAGATTTGGCGAGAGGCTTGGGTCAAACGCCTGTCCCCGAGCGATGAGTTTGCCCGCCAGTTGGCAGAAGCCCCTCTAGCCGAGCAAGTAGGACTCTTGGCGGAGACGGGGGTTTGGTACGACGCCCTGGAACGCCTGGCCCAGCTGCGATCGCAAGCCAATGAGCCGGAGTTAGAGCAACGTTGGCGGGGTTTGCTGGAGTCCATTGGCTTAGGGGACTTGGCCCGGGAGCGACCCTAA